One genomic region from Salvia hispanica cultivar TCC Black 2014 chromosome 2, UniMelb_Shisp_WGS_1.0, whole genome shotgun sequence encodes:
- the LOC125204319 gene encoding uncharacterized protein LOC125204319 isoform X1, producing the protein MAWLEEEIRLISRKPDKDLLSLAKSKLNGYDSIVLNIRNSGKEDLYAELIYALKFGSSRKGGYYNSTLFIEHGVAILEDLLITLADGIASMYLELISVDSSLSNEMNNLGFSFCTLSTRALQRLRNEVALQQWLHQNMAAVASMYEDRFDLCILKSQLIESRGNETEKFGWLKKISFVRSGPISSSLSYATINSISLPVKRTKELRALVGLRYYFSLFLELANITMPIVKIVVAKVSDAISFFLVSLIGRSLGLIYSGIRNSLRLKFLLEICDWDLASVGSSDQSWATRMEYWALKKSDSNKPCKQRYITLTVKLFSR; encoded by the exons ATGGCATGGCTTGAAGAGGAGATTCGCCTCATCTCCAGAAAACCTGACAAG GACCTTCTTTCTTTGGCCAAAAGTAAGCTGAATGGATATGACAGCATAGTTCTAAATATCAGAAATTCAGGCAAGGAGGATCTATATGCAGAGTTGATATATGCCCTTAAATTTGGTTCTTCCAG GAAAGGTGGCTACTATAATTCTACCTTGTTCATTGAGCATGGAGTAGCTATATTAGAGGATTTGCTTATCACGTTAGCAGATGGCATTGCAAGCATGTACTTGGAGCTTATATCTGTGGATAGTAGCTTATCCAATGAAATGAACAATCTTGGTTTCAGCTTCTGTACCCTCTCCACCAGAGCACTTCAGAGATTACGTAATGAG GTGGCATTGCAGCAATGGTTGCATCAAAACATGGCTGCAGTGGCATCTATGTATGAGGACCGATTTGACCTTTGTATCCTTAAAAGCCAACTTATTGAGTCCAGAGGCAATGAGACTGAAAAGTTTGgttggttgaagaagattaGTTTTGTGAGATCAGGCCCCATATCATCATCACTAAGTTATGCTACCATCAATAGCATCTCTTTACCTGTTAAAAGGACCAAGGAGTTGAGGGCCTTGGTTGGGTT GAGGTACTACTTTAGTCTCTTCCTTGAACTGGCCAACATCACCATGCCAATTGTCAAAATAGTTGTTGCAAAAGTCAGTGATGCTATATCGTTCTTCCTTGTCAGCTTGATAGGAAGGTCACTGGGGCTAATCTACTCTGGTATTAGGAACTCCTTACGACTGAA GTTTCTGCTAGAAATCTGTGATTGGGACCTAGCTAGTGTGGGGAGTAGTGATCAGAGCTGGGCAACGAGAATGGAATATTGGGCCCTAAAGAAAAGTGATTCCAATAAGCCATGCAAGCAAAGATACATTACTTTGACTGTAAAGTTGTTTTCAAGGTGA
- the LOC125205594 gene encoding transcriptional corepressor LEUNIG_HOMOLOG-like, giving the protein MAQSNWEADKMLDVYIHDYLLKRKLHNSAKTFMTEGKVATDPVAIDAPGGFLFEWWSVFWDIFIARTNEKHSEPAAAYIETQQIKQREQQQQLQMQQLQLMQQRSAQLQRRDPNHPPLGGPMNSEGMMGQPSASVLAMKMYEERMKHPHPMDSETSPGLIEANRMALLKSASGQQGQLIQGNSGGMSAALQQMQGRPQLATDNKGEVNLGATQKSLPMDPSSIYGQVLQSKSGLGGAGLNQGVTGLPLKGWPLTGIDQLRPSLGLQVQKPNLPTPNQFLLASQQQQALAQAQAQGNLGNSPNYGFGGVPRGSFNAKDGQPPRNDGSICSPVQSNSPKMKMGQMQQSSSQQQDQLQQQQLQQNNRKRKQHSSSGPANSTGTGNTVGPSPGSPQSTHTPGDGMTTASSLHNANNVSKSMMMYGGDGAGVIASSTNQLDDLENFGDVGSLEDNVESFLSHDGGDGNMYGSLKQNLTGHKTETSKGFSFGEVGCIRTRNKVTCCHFSSDGKLLASAGHDKKAVLWNMDTLQTESTPEEHQYLITDVRFRPNSTQLATASFDKSVRLWDAANPSYCLQAYTGHSSHIMSLDFHPKKNDLFCFCDSKNEIRYWSISPFTCTRMSKQGGSAQVRFQPITGHLLAAASDKVVSIFDVENDRQTHSFQGHSGVVNYLCWDLNGDLLASVSEDSIKVWSLASGECIHELNSNGNQFHSCVFHPSYSALLVIGGLRALELWNMVENKSMTVPAHENIIASLAQSPLTGMVASASHDSSVKLWK; this is encoded by the exons atgGCTCAGAGTAACTGGGAAGCTGATAAAAT GCTTGATGTATACATTCACGACTATTTGCTGAAAAGAAAACTGCATAATTCTGCAAAAACTTTCATGACAGAAGGAAAAGTCGCTACAGATCCTGTGG CTATTGATGCCCCAGGAGGATTTCTTTTTGAATGGTGGTCTGTTTTCTGGGACATTTTCATCGCAAGGACAAACGAGAAGCATTCTGAACCTGCTGCAGCTTACATAGAG ACacaacaaatcaaacaaagagAGCAACAACAGCAGCTTCAAATGCAGCAGTTGCAACTCATGCAGCAACGCAGTGCCCAATTACAGAGAAGGGATCCTAATCATCCACCACTTGGTGGTCCCATGAATTCTGAGGGGATGATGGGCCAACCATCTGCCAGTGTATTGGCTATGAAGATGTATGAAGAACGGATGAAGCATCCCCACCCCATGGATTCAGAGACATCTCCAGGCCTCATTGAGGCTAATAGGATGGCACTTCTTAAATCAGCTTCTGGTCAGCAAGG GCAGTTGATACAAGGCAACTCTGGGGGTATGTCTGCAGCCTTGCAGCAAATGCAGGGGCGACCACAACTGGCTACT GACAATAAAGGGGAAGTTAACTTGGGTGCCACACAAAAATCTTTGCCTATGGACCCATCGTCGATTTATGGGCAGGTTCTCCAGTCAAAATCTGGACTGGGTGGTGCAG gATTAAATCAAGGAGTAACTGGTCTTCCACTGAAGGGTTGGCCTTTGACA GGAATTGACCAATTACGGCCAAGTTTGGGTTTGCAAGTGCAAAAGCCCAACCTGCCTACCCCAAACCAGTTCCTTTTGGCATCACAACAGCAACAAGCCCTTGCACAGGCTCAAGCACAGGGTAACCTTGGTAATTCACCTAACTATGGATTTGGAGGAGTGCCGAGAGgtagttttaatgcaaaagaTGGCCAACCTCCTAGAAATGATGGATCTATTTGCTCCCCCGTGCAGTCAAATTCTCCTAAG ATGAAAATGGGCCAAATGCAGCAGTCGTCCTCACAACAACAGGATCAGTTGCAGCAGCAGCAATTGCAGCAG AACAATAGGAAAAGGAAACAACACTCTTCGTCTGGACCTGCCAATAGCACAGGTACTGGAAATACGGTAGGCCCCTCCCCAGGTTCACCACAATCAACACATACACCTGGGGATGGGATGACCACAGCCAGCAGCCTGCATAATGCTAATAATGTATCCAAGAGTATGATGATGTATGGTGGAGATGGAGCTGGTGTAATTGCATCATCTACAAATCAGCTT GATGATTTGGAGAACTTTGGTGACGTTGGCTCCCTTGAAGATAATGTAGAATCCTTCTTGTCTCATGATGGGGGAGATGGTAATATGTATGGTTCTTTGAAACAAAATCTTACTGGGCATAAAACTGAGACTTCTAAAG GTTTTTCATTTGGAGAAGTTGGTTGCATTCGGACAAGAAATAAAGTGACTTGCTGCCATTTTTCTTCGGATGGGAAGTTGTTGGCTAGTGCAGGGCACGACAAGAAG GCTGTTCTTTGGAACATGGATACTTTACAAACAGAGTCCACCCCTGAAGAACACCAGTACTTAATTACTGATGTTCGCTTCCGGCCGAATTCTACTCAACTTGCTACGGCTTCATTTGACAAGTCTGTTAGATTGTGGGATGCAGCTAAC CCAAGCTATTGTCTGCAAGCTTACACCGGGCATAGTTCCCACATCATGTCCCTTGATTTCCATCCAAAGAAGAACGATCTTTTTTGTTTCTGTGATAGTAAAAATGAGATACGTTATTGGAGTATTAGCCCATTCACCTGCACTCGCATGTCCAAG CAAGGAGGAAGTGCACAAGTGAGGTTTCAGCCTATAACGGGTCATCTACTGGCAGCTGCTTCAGACAAGGTCGTTTCAATCTTTGATGTGGAAAATGACAGGCAAACACATTCGTTCCAG GGACATTCTGGTGTCGTCAACTATCTTTGCTGGGATCTTAACGGTGACCTATTGGCTTCCGTCAGTGAAGACAGCATTAAAGTTTGGTCATTGGCCTCTGGAGAGTGCATACATGAGCTTAATTCTAATGGAAACCAATTTCATTCTTGTGTTTTCCATCCAAGTTATTCTGCTCTCTTGGTGATTGGAGGACTGCGG GCTTTGGAGTTGTGGAACATGGTAGAGAACAAAAGCATGACGGTTCCTGCACATGAGAATATAATAGCTTCTTTGGCACAGTCACCTCTGACAGGAATGGTTGCCTCAGCTAGCCACGACAGCTCTGTTAAGCTGTGGAAATAA
- the LOC125204319 gene encoding uncharacterized protein LOC125204319 isoform X2: MAWLEEEIRLISRKPDKDLLSLAKSKLNGYDSIVLNIRNSGKEDLYAELIYALKFGSSRKGGYYNSTLFIEHGVAILEDLLITLADGIASMYLELISVDSSLSNEMNNLGFSFCTLSTRALQRLRNEVALQQWLHQNMAAVASMYEDRFDLCILKSQLIESRGNETEKFGWLKKISFVRSGPISSSLSYATINSISLPVKRTKELRALVGLRYYFSLFLELANITMPIVKIVVAKVSDAISFFLVSLIGRSLGLIYSGIRNSLRLK; encoded by the exons ATGGCATGGCTTGAAGAGGAGATTCGCCTCATCTCCAGAAAACCTGACAAG GACCTTCTTTCTTTGGCCAAAAGTAAGCTGAATGGATATGACAGCATAGTTCTAAATATCAGAAATTCAGGCAAGGAGGATCTATATGCAGAGTTGATATATGCCCTTAAATTTGGTTCTTCCAG GAAAGGTGGCTACTATAATTCTACCTTGTTCATTGAGCATGGAGTAGCTATATTAGAGGATTTGCTTATCACGTTAGCAGATGGCATTGCAAGCATGTACTTGGAGCTTATATCTGTGGATAGTAGCTTATCCAATGAAATGAACAATCTTGGTTTCAGCTTCTGTACCCTCTCCACCAGAGCACTTCAGAGATTACGTAATGAG GTGGCATTGCAGCAATGGTTGCATCAAAACATGGCTGCAGTGGCATCTATGTATGAGGACCGATTTGACCTTTGTATCCTTAAAAGCCAACTTATTGAGTCCAGAGGCAATGAGACTGAAAAGTTTGgttggttgaagaagattaGTTTTGTGAGATCAGGCCCCATATCATCATCACTAAGTTATGCTACCATCAATAGCATCTCTTTACCTGTTAAAAGGACCAAGGAGTTGAGGGCCTTGGTTGGGTT GAGGTACTACTTTAGTCTCTTCCTTGAACTGGCCAACATCACCATGCCAATTGTCAAAATAGTTGTTGCAAAAGTCAGTGATGCTATATCGTTCTTCCTTGTCAGCTTGATAGGAAGGTCACTGGGGCTAATCTACTCTGGTATTAGGAACTCCTTACGACTGAAGTAA
- the LOC125204720 gene encoding uncharacterized protein LOC125204720 has protein sequence MEYVPKKIEELLVGQEVMFKIQSRNIKEYYRRYPYTVNKICNIPEVVEKFVPQNIVSQVFNTDVKLADLLFGFDIVEVSGKGFVTPDLSVVTKQKGIECFAEGSVKRCLVDEFDSCDDIYFEKIKKKMKKVNVFEDEDEASVNYTQDLSGAD, from the exons ATGGAGTATGTTCCTAAGAAGATTGAGGAGCTGCTTGTGGGTCAAGAAGTGATGTTTAAGATTCAAAGTAGGAATATCAAGGAATATTATCGTAGATATCCATATACGGTTAACAAAATCTGTAATATTCCAGAAGTAGTGGAGAAATTTGTTCCTCAGAACATTGTATCACAAGTTTTCAATACTGATGTCAAGTTAGCTGATTTACTCTTCGGATTTGATATTGTTGAg GTCTCTGGAAAAGGTTTTGTAACTCCTGATTTATCAGTTGTTACTAAACAGAAGGGGATTGAATGCTTTGCTGAAGGAAGTGTGAAAAGATGCTTGGTAGATGAGTTTGATAGTTGTGATGATATCTATTTTgagaagataaaaaagaagatgaagaaagtgAATGTgtttgaagatgaagatgaagcaTCTGTCAACTATACTCAAGATTTGTCTGGTGCTGATTAG